The Petropleomorpha daqingensis genome includes a window with the following:
- a CDS encoding succinate dehydrogenase/fumarate reductase iron-sulfur subunit has protein sequence MTSADSIQLRVSRYRPDTDAGPHWQEYEVPLRKEWTVLDGLNHVKNEVDTTLSFRWSCRMGICGSCGMNIEGEPKLTCATFLSDYAPGPVTIEPLANFPVIRDLVVDLSDFMAKLPRVKPWIIGAEDHSQVEPDVEFLQTPGQLDAYRQFSMCINCMLCYAACPVYGLDPEFIGPAAIALAERYDLDSRDHGTSQRLDVLGAHDGVWACTFVGECTKVCPKHVDPASAIQRYKLKTALHTVKAFLLPRGAR, from the coding sequence ATGACCTCGGCGGACAGCATCCAGCTCCGGGTGTCCCGGTACCGGCCCGACACCGACGCGGGCCCGCACTGGCAGGAGTACGAGGTCCCGCTGCGCAAGGAGTGGACCGTCCTCGACGGGCTCAACCACGTCAAGAACGAGGTCGACACGACCCTGTCGTTCCGCTGGTCGTGCCGGATGGGCATCTGCGGCAGCTGCGGCATGAACATCGAAGGCGAGCCGAAGCTGACCTGCGCCACGTTCCTCAGCGACTACGCCCCCGGGCCGGTCACCATCGAGCCGCTCGCGAACTTCCCGGTGATCCGCGACCTGGTCGTCGACCTGTCCGACTTCATGGCGAAGCTGCCCCGGGTCAAGCCGTGGATCATCGGCGCCGAGGACCACAGCCAGGTGGAGCCGGACGTCGAGTTCCTCCAGACGCCGGGCCAGCTGGACGCCTACCGCCAGTTCAGCATGTGCATCAACTGCATGCTCTGCTACGCCGCCTGCCCCGTGTACGGCCTGGACCCCGAGTTCATCGGGCCGGCCGCGATCGCGCTCGCCGAGCGGTACGACCTCGACTCGCGGGACCACGGGACGAGCCAGCGGCTCGACGTCCTCGGCGCCCACGACGGCGTCTGGGCGTGCACCTTCGTCGGCGAGTGCACGAAGGTGTGCCCCAAGCACGTGGACCCCGCGTCGGCCATCCAGCGCTACAAGCTCAAGACGGCGCTGCACACGGTCAAGGCGTTCCTGCTCCCCCGGGGCGCGAGATGA
- a CDS encoding fumarate reductase subunit C — protein sequence MTDLRTYKPRISTWWWTRKRSYTVFVLRELSSVFIAWFVVYLILFVYAVGQSETAYRNFLDWASAPWVIALNVLALLFVLLHTVTWFSLTPQAMVVRIDDWKVPAFHILAGQYTGLVVVSLFVLWLVTL from the coding sequence ATGACCGACCTGCGCACCTACAAGCCCCGCATCTCGACCTGGTGGTGGACGCGGAAACGGTCCTACACCGTGTTCGTGCTGCGCGAGCTGAGCAGCGTGTTCATCGCCTGGTTCGTGGTCTACCTGATCCTCTTCGTGTACGCCGTCGGGCAGAGCGAGACGGCCTACCGGAACTTCCTCGACTGGGCCTCCGCGCCGTGGGTGATCGCGCTCAACGTCCTGGCCCTGCTCTTCGTGCTGCTGCACACGGTCACCTGGTTCAGCCTCACCCCGCAGGCGATGGTGGTGCGGATCGACGACTGGAAGGTGCCGGCCTTCCACATCCTCGCCGGGCAGTACACCGGCCTCGTGGTCGTCTCGCTGTTCGTCCTCTGGCTGGTGACGCTGTGA
- the frdD gene encoding fumarate reductase subunit FrdD, whose amino-acid sequence MTKRRVTPLVWLMFSAGGVLAAVFLPILILLFGLLVPLGWLHPDYDHLHAVVGNPLTFIVLLGLFVLMLVHSAHRFRYTLYDGLQIKRKRTVAVLCYGAAVVGSVAAVLVLVSAL is encoded by the coding sequence ATGACCAAGCGACGGGTCACGCCGCTGGTGTGGCTCATGTTCAGCGCCGGCGGCGTCCTGGCCGCGGTGTTCCTGCCGATCCTGATCCTGCTGTTCGGGCTGCTCGTGCCGCTGGGCTGGCTGCACCCCGACTACGACCACCTGCACGCCGTCGTCGGCAACCCGCTGACCTTCATCGTGCTGCTCGGCCTGTTCGTGCTGATGCTCGTGCACAGCGCGCACCGCTTCCGGTACACGCTCTACGACGGGCTGCAGATCAAGCGGAAGCGGACCGTCGCGGTCCTCTGCTACGGCGCGGCGGTCGTGGGCTCGGTCGCCGCGGTGCTGGTGCTGGTGTCCGCGCTCTGA